In the genome of Saccharomonospora viridis DSM 43017, one region contains:
- the ligD gene encoding non-homologous end-joining DNA ligase translates to MLAVSGDVPEGDQWVYDWKWDGVRAIVGIEGGEVRVHSRALRDITSRYPELQELAAATRARLLLDGEIVALDEQGRPDFDRLQSRMQVGLPTPRMLRESPLYYYVLDLLVADGENLCGSSYRHRRDRLAELGLPAPPTIRPPDPHARISGSGLLDIAAEHGFEGIMAKRLDSPYRPGVRSTDWINTPLRIRQEVVIGGWVPGRSRHAGTLGTLLLGAYDPSGALSYIGHVETGRPDPSSEALLGKLEALTRPSSPFATPVPRRRARHARWVEPELVGEVEHRRWTNDRTLWRPSWQGLRTDREPAEVTLPV, encoded by the coding sequence ATGCTCGCCGTCTCCGGTGACGTACCCGAAGGCGATCAGTGGGTCTATGACTGGAAATGGGACGGCGTGCGGGCGATCGTGGGGATCGAGGGTGGCGAGGTGCGCGTGCATTCCCGCGCTCTGCGAGACATCACCAGTCGCTATCCCGAATTGCAGGAACTCGCCGCGGCCACCCGTGCCAGGCTGTTGCTCGACGGGGAGATCGTCGCACTCGACGAACAGGGCAGGCCCGACTTCGACCGACTCCAATCCCGCATGCAGGTCGGTCTACCCACCCCACGCATGCTGCGCGAGAGCCCGCTGTACTACTACGTCCTCGACCTACTCGTCGCGGACGGCGAGAACCTCTGTGGATCTTCCTACCGCCACCGCCGGGACCGACTCGCCGAGCTCGGGCTGCCCGCCCCTCCCACCATCCGCCCGCCCGATCCCCACGCACGGATCTCCGGTAGCGGACTGTTGGACATCGCGGCCGAGCACGGGTTCGAAGGCATCATGGCGAAGCGTCTCGACTCCCCTTATCGGCCCGGTGTTCGATCGACGGACTGGATCAACACGCCACTGCGCATCCGGCAGGAAGTGGTGATCGGAGGCTGGGTGCCCGGAAGAAGCCGACACGCCGGCACGCTGGGCACCCTGCTCCTCGGCGCCTACGACCCCTCCGGCGCGTTGAGCTACATCGGACATGTCGAGACAGGACGTCCCGACCCGAGTTCGGAGGCCCTGTTGGGCAAGCTTGAAGCGCTCACCAGGCCGTCGAGTCCGTTCGCCACCCCCGTCCCCCGCCGTCGGGCACGCCATGCCCGATGGGTGGAGCCCGAACTCGTGGGCGAGGTGGAGCACCGGCGGTGGACGAACGACCGCACGCTCTGGCGTCCCTCCTGGCAAGGCTTACGCACCGATCGCGAGCCGGCCGAGGTCACACTGCCGGTTTGA
- a CDS encoding bile acid:sodium symporter family protein, protein MGARRGPLTTIVDFASRWFAGLVLAGGLVGLVLPDQTARLSEHVPLLLGVIMFGMGLTLRPVDFALVLRRPWAVLCGLSAQFVIMPLTAVAVGWLFGLSGLLLTGMVLVGCAPGGTASNVIVYLSRGDVALSVTLTSVATMLSPVLTPLLVLWLADSELPVGFTDLFSSIVQVVLLPVTAGLVLRVVAGRYVKKVLPYLPLVSVTGIVVVVAAIVGANADAVVSSGILLVAAVIVHNGLGLLLGYFAAKLARLDESACRAVSVEVGMQNSGLSASLATAHFTPLAALPAALFSVWHNVSGSILASYWAKRPTRKTQRRSARRR, encoded by the coding sequence ATGGGTGCGCGACGTGGACCGCTCACGACGATCGTCGATTTCGCCAGCCGCTGGTTCGCGGGACTCGTCCTGGCCGGTGGGCTGGTGGGGCTGGTGCTCCCCGACCAGACGGCGAGACTGTCAGAGCACGTGCCCCTGCTCCTCGGGGTGATCATGTTCGGGATGGGGCTGACCCTGCGGCCCGTCGATTTCGCACTCGTGTTGCGCCGCCCCTGGGCCGTGTTGTGCGGCCTGAGCGCGCAGTTTGTCATCATGCCGTTGACGGCGGTGGCGGTCGGTTGGCTCTTCGGGCTGTCCGGTCTGCTGTTGACCGGCATGGTGCTCGTCGGCTGCGCTCCCGGGGGCACGGCCTCCAATGTGATCGTCTACCTCTCGCGGGGCGATGTCGCGTTGTCGGTGACGCTGACCTCGGTGGCCACGATGCTCTCGCCGGTGTTGACCCCGCTGTTGGTGCTCTGGCTGGCCGATTCGGAGTTGCCCGTGGGCTTCACGGACCTGTTCTCCTCGATCGTGCAGGTGGTCCTGCTCCCGGTGACGGCGGGTCTGGTGCTGCGGGTCGTGGCGGGGCGCTACGTGAAGAAGGTGCTTCCGTATCTACCGCTGGTCTCGGTCACCGGCATCGTCGTCGTGGTCGCCGCCATCGTCGGTGCCAACGCCGACGCCGTGGTCTCCAGTGGAATCCTGCTGGTGGCGGCGGTCATCGTGCACAACGGGCTGGGTCTGCTGCTGGGCTACTTCGCGGCGAAGCTCGCACGACTCGACGAGTCGGCCTGCCGCGCGGTGAGTGTGGAGGTCGGCATGCAGAACTCCGGACTGTCCGCCAGTCTGGCCACCGCACACTTCACCCCGTTGGCGGCGCTGCCCGCCGCCTTGTTCTCCGTGTGGCACAACGTGTCGGGTTCGATATTGGCGAGCTACTGGGCCAAGCGTCCGACGCGGAAGACACAGCGGCGGTCCGCACGGCGGAGGTGA
- a CDS encoding acetyl-CoA acetyltransferase: protein MPDESRLPVLIGVGQLRNNPERTHDAAREPLELAEEAARRAVKDAGVDALLNSVDTITAVKTSSWAYDDLPSLLAGRLGISPTRTSTTTVGGHWPAAILDAAAAEIAAGASRAALLVGAEAQASVSALLKAGVDPGRDHGWTTAPGGPPAFDPDDLGSPAMQAAGLIMPTRVYPLFENRLRHALGQRPEEATAWSARLYAAFSEVASGNPAAWTPTPRTAEEIATVGPGNRMVCEPYPLAMNAMPHVDQAVAVLVTSVALAREHGVDEDRLVYVWGGAGASDSPDVLSRPDFARSAALESVLRRCLDRGGLDATELDVLDVYSCFPVVPKLVIRQLGLADDVVPTVTGGHSSFGGPLSSYSLHAVVSVVERLREGATVGLVHANGGYLTDQHAVLLGRGPHADGYVGEPEPVSTATREDVPALREPSDDAAEPAVVETATVEYGRDGTPSQAFLVARAQDGARLCGQTRPGDTASARVLSLASGSEVVGRRVRISRAGPDQGFLSVDTAD from the coding sequence ATGCCGGACGAGTCACGGCTTCCTGTGCTGATCGGTGTCGGACAACTGCGCAACAATCCGGAACGGACACATGATGCCGCCCGGGAACCGCTGGAGCTGGCCGAAGAGGCCGCTCGCCGCGCGGTGAAGGACGCCGGTGTCGACGCGTTGCTGAACAGTGTCGACACGATCACGGCGGTCAAGACCAGTAGCTGGGCCTACGACGATCTCCCGTCGTTGCTCGCCGGACGATTGGGCATCTCCCCGACGCGCACGTCGACCACCACGGTGGGAGGACACTGGCCCGCGGCGATCCTCGACGCCGCCGCGGCGGAGATCGCCGCGGGCGCCTCACGCGCCGCTCTCCTGGTGGGGGCCGAAGCGCAGGCATCGGTGTCGGCGTTGCTGAAGGCGGGCGTGGACCCGGGGCGGGACCACGGATGGACCACGGCTCCCGGTGGCCCCCCGGCCTTCGACCCCGACGATTTGGGAAGCCCGGCCATGCAGGCGGCGGGACTGATCATGCCGACCAGGGTCTACCCGCTGTTCGAGAACCGATTGCGCCATGCGCTGGGACAACGACCGGAGGAGGCGACCGCGTGGTCGGCCCGCCTCTACGCGGCGTTCTCCGAGGTGGCCTCCGGCAATCCCGCCGCGTGGACACCGACACCGCGTACCGCCGAGGAGATCGCCACCGTCGGCCCGGGGAACCGGATGGTGTGCGAGCCCTATCCCCTGGCGATGAACGCGATGCCGCATGTGGACCAGGCCGTGGCGGTGCTCGTGACCTCCGTGGCACTCGCCCGGGAACACGGCGTCGACGAGGATCGCCTCGTGTACGTGTGGGGCGGGGCGGGCGCGAGCGATTCCCCCGACGTCCTCAGCCGCCCCGACTTCGCGCGGTCCGCCGCGTTGGAATCGGTCCTGCGCCGGTGCCTGGACCGAGGCGGCCTCGACGCGACGGAACTGGATGTCCTCGACGTCTACAGCTGTTTTCCCGTCGTGCCCAAACTGGTGATCCGACAGTTGGGCTTGGCCGACGACGTGGTCCCGACCGTCACGGGAGGACATTCCTCGTTCGGTGGCCCGTTGAGCAGCTACTCCCTGCACGCGGTGGTGTCGGTGGTGGAGCGACTGCGGGAGGGGGCCACGGTGGGACTGGTCCACGCCAACGGCGGCTATCTGACCGACCAGCACGCCGTCCTCCTCGGCAGGGGACCACACGCGGACGGCTACGTGGGAGAGCCCGAGCCGGTGTCGACCGCGACGCGGGAGGACGTACCGGCGTTGCGGGAACCGAGCGACGATGCCGCCGAACCGGCGGTGGTCGAGACCGCGACGGTCGAGTACGGCCGTGACGGCACCCCGTCCCAGGCGTTCCTCGTCGCCCGAGCACAGGACGGGGCGCGACTGTGCGGTCAGACCAGACCCGGGGACACGGCGAGTGCCCGCGTGCTGTCGCTCGCCTCGGGGTCCGAGGTGGTCGGACGCAGGGTCCGGATCTCCCGAGCCGGGCCGGATCAGGGGTTCCTGAGCGTTGATACCGCTGACTGA
- a CDS encoding glycogen debranching N-terminal domain-containing protein, whose protein sequence is MAVTLVHGTSFCVCDDDGEFGGALAEGTFYQDTRILSGWNLRFDGKPVEPITVQIPEPFQARFVGRAHSSEGEGESSLLVRRERYVGGGMREDLILRNYGRTRVACTVSFRVAADFADVFEVKAGRIRDKGHHAVEVTSSGLYLARYLDSTSRGVRITGVTLDGKHAKYSRDRVSFRVVVPPGEEWYASVTALPLIDGTPITPLFPRERPVELSGPAILTRRWREESPVLSYSENRTLATTLQRSREDLGALRMFDPEHPDDVGIAAGAPWFMALFGRDSLIASLMSLAVDPTLALGTVQTLARHQGTTVEPNSEEEPGRILHEVRFGADVSLALGGSHIYYGSIDATPLFVMLLGELSRWGIGKDRVEALLGHADRALEWIDRYGDRDGDGFVEYHRATDRGLANQGWKDSWDGINFADGTIAHSPIALCEVQGYVYAAFVARAELAESFGDHEGNRYWRSRAADLKRRFNERFWLPELGRYALGFDGEKRPIDSVTSNIGHCLWTGIIDDERAALVADSLLSPEMFTGWGIRTLSTAMGAYNPMSYHNGSVWPHDNAIIVAGLMRYGFVKHAQRVAVAVLDAAAAFDGRLPELMCGFDRSEYSTPVPYPTSCSPQAWASAAPIHLLRSLLRFQPSLPHRRLRISPALPKSFGALQIDDVPLGGSRISIQAKETKVRVGHLPTDIELIH, encoded by the coding sequence ATGGCGGTGACTCTCGTCCACGGAACGTCGTTCTGCGTATGTGATGACGACGGCGAGTTCGGCGGAGCCCTCGCGGAGGGCACCTTCTACCAGGACACCCGCATTCTCTCCGGATGGAACCTCCGGTTCGACGGCAAACCCGTCGAACCCATCACGGTGCAGATCCCCGAACCCTTCCAAGCACGTTTCGTCGGCCGAGCCCACTCCAGCGAGGGGGAAGGCGAAAGCTCACTGCTGGTACGCCGGGAGCGCTACGTCGGCGGTGGTATGCGCGAGGACCTCATCCTGCGCAACTACGGCCGCACCCGGGTCGCCTGCACGGTCAGTTTCCGGGTCGCGGCCGACTTCGCCGACGTCTTCGAGGTCAAAGCCGGCCGTATCCGCGACAAGGGCCACCACGCCGTCGAGGTCACCAGCAGCGGTCTCTACCTCGCCCGTTACCTCGACTCCACCAGTAGAGGCGTACGCATCACCGGAGTGACCCTCGACGGCAAACACGCCAAGTACTCCCGCGACCGCGTCAGTTTCCGCGTCGTCGTCCCACCCGGCGAGGAGTGGTACGCCTCCGTGACCGCCCTCCCCCTCATCGACGGCACCCCCATCACCCCGCTGTTTCCCAGGGAACGTCCCGTCGAGTTGTCCGGCCCCGCCATCCTCACCCGCCGTTGGCGTGAGGAGAGCCCGGTGCTGAGCTATTCCGAAAACCGCACACTCGCCACCACCCTGCAACGCAGCAGGGAAGACCTGGGGGCGCTGCGCATGTTCGACCCCGAACATCCCGACGACGTCGGTATCGCGGCGGGCGCACCGTGGTTCATGGCGCTGTTCGGCCGTGACTCGCTGATCGCCTCCCTGATGTCGCTGGCCGTGGACCCCACACTCGCGCTCGGCACCGTGCAGACACTCGCCCGGCACCAGGGCACCACCGTCGAACCCAACAGCGAGGAGGAACCCGGACGCATCCTCCACGAGGTGCGGTTCGGCGCCGATGTCTCCCTCGCCCTGGGCGGTAGCCACATCTACTACGGCAGTATCGACGCCACCCCGTTGTTCGTCATGTTGCTCGGCGAACTCAGCCGTTGGGGCATCGGCAAAGACCGGGTCGAGGCGTTGCTCGGACACGCCGACCGCGCGCTGGAGTGGATCGACCGCTACGGTGACCGGGACGGCGACGGCTTCGTGGAATACCACCGCGCCACCGACAGGGGCCTGGCCAACCAAGGCTGGAAGGATTCGTGGGACGGCATCAACTTCGCCGACGGGACCATCGCCCACTCCCCCATCGCGTTGTGCGAGGTGCAGGGCTATGTCTACGCGGCGTTCGTGGCCCGAGCCGAACTCGCCGAAAGTTTCGGCGATCATGAAGGCAACAGGTACTGGCGATCCCGTGCCGCGGACTTGAAGCGACGGTTCAACGAACGGTTCTGGTTGCCCGAGCTCGGCCGCTACGCCCTCGGATTCGACGGCGAGAAACGACCGATCGACTCCGTGACGTCCAATATCGGGCACTGCCTGTGGACGGGGATCATCGACGACGAACGCGCCGCCCTTGTCGCGGACTCCCTGCTGTCCCCCGAGATGTTCACCGGCTGGGGGATCCGCACCCTCTCGACGGCCATGGGTGCCTACAACCCCATGAGCTACCACAACGGCTCCGTGTGGCCGCACGACAACGCGATCATCGTCGCAGGACTCATGCGTTACGGCTTCGTGAAGCACGCGCAGCGTGTCGCCGTCGCCGTACTCGACGCCGCCGCCGCGTTCGACGGCAGGCTTCCCGAATTGATGTGCGGTTTCGACCGGTCGGAATACAGCACCCCCGTCCCCTATCCCACCTCCTGCTCCCCGCAGGCATGGGCTTCCGCGGCACCGATCCACCTGTTGCGGAGCCTGCTGCGTTTCCAACCGTCACTGCCCCATCGGCGCCTCCGCATATCCCCAGCGTTACCGAAGTCCTTCGGAGCGTTACAGATCGACGACGTTCCCCTCGGAGGGAGCCGGATTTCCATCCAGGCAAAGGAAACCAAGGTGCGGGTCGGACACCTGCCGACGGACATCGAATTGATTCATTAG
- a CDS encoding glycosyltransferase family 4 protein, with the protein MSPLRIAMVAPPWFELPPTAYGGIEAMCSDLIEQLCLQGLDITLVGVGRNGTPADFVPTYDQPNESRLGQVLPEVTHAAELTDIIEKIDPDLVHDHSLAGPLMARGRTMPTVVTAHGPVNGEMGRYYRGLGDSIQLVAVSDAQRRLSPDLNWIGTVHNAVRVERFPFRERKDDYALFLGRACVEKGIPQAIEAARRAGIPLKIAAKCREPEEKAYFERVITPLLGPDVEWLGEADRAMKAELLQSARCLVFPVCWEEPFGIVMVEAMACGTPVVGFRRGSVPEVVTHGRTGYVCDDVETLAQAIRKTDELSPHDCRREAELRFDVGMMADRYARVYRSVL; encoded by the coding sequence ATGAGTCCATTGAGAATAGCCATGGTCGCTCCCCCGTGGTTCGAGCTGCCTCCCACCGCGTACGGCGGCATCGAAGCCATGTGCAGCGATCTCATCGAACAGCTCTGCCTTCAAGGTCTCGACATCACCCTCGTCGGCGTCGGGCGTAACGGGACACCGGCCGATTTCGTGCCGACCTACGACCAGCCGAACGAGAGCAGGCTCGGTCAGGTGCTTCCCGAGGTCACCCACGCCGCGGAACTGACCGACATCATCGAGAAGATCGATCCGGACCTCGTGCACGACCACAGTCTCGCGGGACCGCTGATGGCGCGCGGACGCACCATGCCCACCGTCGTCACCGCGCACGGTCCCGTCAACGGTGAGATGGGGCGGTACTACCGGGGTCTCGGCGACAGCATCCAGCTGGTGGCCGTGTCCGACGCTCAACGGCGGCTGTCCCCCGATCTCAACTGGATCGGCACCGTCCACAACGCAGTGCGGGTGGAACGGTTCCCGTTCCGGGAGCGGAAGGACGACTACGCGTTGTTCCTCGGCAGAGCGTGTGTCGAGAAGGGGATCCCGCAGGCCATCGAGGCCGCCCGCCGTGCCGGTATCCCCCTCAAGATCGCCGCCAAATGCCGCGAGCCCGAGGAGAAGGCCTACTTCGAACGCGTCATCACCCCGCTGTTGGGACCCGATGTCGAATGGCTCGGCGAAGCCGATCGGGCGATGAAGGCGGAGCTGCTGCAATCCGCGCGCTGCCTCGTCTTCCCCGTGTGCTGGGAGGAGCCCTTCGGCATCGTGATGGTCGAGGCCATGGCGTGTGGTACCCCGGTCGTGGGATTCCGCCGAGGGTCTGTTCCCGAGGTCGTCACCCACGGTCGCACCGGATACGTGTGTGACGACGTCGAGACGTTGGCCCAGGCCATCCGCAAGACGGACGAACTGTCTCCCCACGACTGTCGTAGGGAGGCCGAATTGCGGTTCGACGTCGGCATGATGGCCGACCGTTATGCACGCGTCTATCGGTCGGTGCTGTAG
- a CDS encoding SAM-dependent methyltransferase, with product MSASNADRLAESVNKVSVGRVYDYLLGGVHNYAVDQAFAEEQLRLLPDIRDFARSNRAFLARAVRFAVEQGIRQFVDIGSGLPTQGNVHEVADEVAPGECSVVYIDNEPIAQAHAEILLEKTADPTRHKALDADFFDGALLWERVLETGVIDERKPIALLVVALLHFMPPETNPGRVLAYYRERLPKGSLLALSHIHVDPSDVETLEVSKKLTESYAKKTNSPAMPRSREEIASFFEGLEMVEPGLVWLPEWRPGGEDPYSGDPARSRGLAGVGRKV from the coding sequence ATGTCGGCGAGCAACGCCGACCGGCTCGCGGAGTCGGTGAACAAGGTATCGGTGGGCCGGGTGTACGACTACCTGCTCGGTGGCGTGCACAACTACGCGGTGGACCAGGCGTTCGCCGAGGAGCAACTGCGCCTGCTTCCCGACATCCGTGACTTCGCCCGTTCGAACAGGGCTTTCCTGGCGCGCGCGGTCCGGTTCGCCGTCGAACAGGGGATTCGACAGTTCGTGGACATCGGCTCGGGCCTGCCGACCCAGGGCAACGTGCACGAGGTCGCCGACGAGGTGGCGCCGGGGGAATGCAGCGTGGTCTACATCGACAACGAGCCCATCGCCCAGGCCCACGCCGAGATCCTGCTGGAGAAGACCGCCGACCCCACCCGACACAAGGCTTTGGACGCGGACTTCTTCGACGGCGCGTTGCTGTGGGAGCGGGTGCTCGAAACCGGGGTGATCGACGAACGCAAGCCGATCGCCCTGTTGGTGGTGGCGCTGCTGCACTTCATGCCGCCCGAGACGAACCCGGGACGAGTGCTGGCCTACTACCGGGAACGCCTGCCCAAGGGCAGCCTGCTGGCCCTGTCGCACATCCACGTCGACCCCTCGGACGTCGAGACGTTGGAGGTGTCGAAGAAGCTCACCGAGTCCTACGCGAAGAAGACCAACAGCCCGGCCATGCCGCGGTCGCGGGAGGAGATCGCGTCGTTCTTCGAAGGACTGGAGATGGTGGAGCCGGGCCTGGTGTGGTTGCCGGAGTGGCGTCCCGGCGGTGAGGACCCGTACAGCGGTGATCCCGCCCGTTCCCGCGGCCTGGCGGGAGTCGGTCGCAAGGTCTGA
- a CDS encoding DUF6351 family protein encodes MRRRSRGRARRFGITALVAVPLSTLIVALSSVESAAVRGELTIRVLSGRPDMVTAGDALLRVDVSKGVPLPSVTVWLNGKDVTDAFAVDDSTRTLTGYVTGFRNGRNRVVATTSKQEDVQATLSVVNYPVEGPVFSGPHQKPFLCETTKFRLPVLGETLGKPLDENCSVKTRVDYFYRTTGDTFVPWPNNATDYPKDLAETTTSLGRRVPYIVRMETGTTNRGIYQMTVLHDPLQEPEPSPATPPSAWNGRTFYTLGGGCVNGWYRQGSSTGGVTDTFLLGRGYGVMSSSLNVYGANCADVTAAETAMMVKERFIERYGPIKHTIGFGCSGGAYQAHQIVDNYPGIFDGIIVGCSFPEMTFGTVNFITDAWLLHEYFTETEIPWTKEQKRAVTGFLRYETASNVAVGARRIDPTAYCDMVPASQRYHPDTNPEGVRCGVYDHAVNVFGRDPDTGFARRPLDNVGVQYGLAALNDGTITVEQFLDLNARIGGFDHDANIVAERTVGDPVAIRLGYRTGRLTHGGGGLATVPIIDYRAYQDDSPNGDIHVRYHTLSMRERLREANGSAANHVSLLEDDRYGGFSTRSPLLRNAIVQMDRWLTTVAARGSTPFTVGDIAKAKPAELQEGCNSRDENPVFVAQPLDRDPRSECEKWYPSASFPREVAGEGIAADIVKCRLKPVDPADYDVPLNKKQWQRLLTVFPDGVCDYSRPGVEQQPPMGTWLRYPVAGAPAF; translated from the coding sequence ATGAGACGTCGTTCACGAGGACGTGCACGGAGATTCGGGATCACCGCGCTGGTCGCAGTCCCGTTGTCGACGTTGATCGTGGCGCTGTCGTCCGTGGAGAGCGCGGCCGTGCGCGGCGAATTGACGATACGGGTGCTGTCGGGACGTCCTGACATGGTCACCGCGGGGGACGCGTTGCTGCGGGTCGACGTGTCGAAGGGGGTACCGCTTCCCTCGGTCACCGTGTGGCTGAACGGCAAGGACGTCACCGACGCGTTCGCCGTGGACGATTCGACGCGCACGCTCACCGGCTACGTCACCGGTTTCCGCAACGGCCGCAACCGCGTCGTGGCCACCACGTCGAAGCAGGAGGATGTGCAAGCCACGCTTTCCGTCGTGAACTATCCCGTCGAGGGGCCGGTGTTCTCCGGCCCGCACCAGAAACCCTTTCTGTGCGAGACCACGAAATTCCGTCTCCCCGTCCTCGGCGAGACGCTGGGGAAGCCGCTCGATGAGAACTGCTCCGTCAAAACCAGGGTGGACTATTTCTATCGGACCACCGGTGACACGTTCGTCCCCTGGCCGAACAACGCCACGGACTACCCGAAGGACCTGGCCGAGACCACCACGTCGCTGGGCCGTCGGGTGCCGTACATCGTGCGCATGGAGACGGGGACGACCAACCGGGGCATCTACCAGATGACGGTTCTGCACGACCCGTTGCAAGAACCCGAGCCGAGCCCGGCCACACCGCCGTCGGCCTGGAACGGCCGGACCTTCTACACACTCGGCGGTGGCTGCGTGAACGGCTGGTACCGCCAGGGCAGTTCCACCGGCGGGGTCACGGACACCTTCCTCCTCGGCCGCGGCTACGGCGTGATGTCCTCGTCGTTGAACGTGTACGGTGCCAACTGCGCCGACGTCACGGCGGCGGAAACCGCGATGATGGTGAAGGAGCGATTCATCGAACGGTACGGCCCGATCAAGCACACCATCGGCTTCGGGTGCTCCGGCGGCGCGTACCAGGCGCACCAGATCGTCGACAACTACCCGGGCATCTTCGACGGCATCATCGTGGGCTGCTCGTTCCCCGAGATGACGTTCGGCACCGTCAACTTCATCACCGACGCGTGGTTGCTGCACGAATACTTCACCGAAACCGAGATCCCCTGGACCAAGGAACAGAAGCGCGCCGTCACGGGATTCCTGCGTTACGAGACCGCGTCCAACGTCGCGGTGGGAGCGCGTCGGATCGACCCGACGGCCTACTGCGACATGGTGCCGGCCTCACAGCGGTACCACCCCGACACCAATCCCGAAGGGGTGCGCTGCGGTGTGTACGACCATGCCGTCAACGTCTTCGGCCGAGACCCGGACACGGGTTTCGCCCGCAGACCGCTCGACAACGTCGGCGTCCAGTACGGCCTTGCGGCACTCAACGACGGCACCATCACGGTCGAGCAGTTCCTCGACCTCAACGCCCGGATCGGTGGGTTCGACCACGATGCCAATATCGTGGCCGAACGCACCGTGGGGGACCCCGTGGCGATCCGGCTCGGCTATCGCACGGGCAGGCTCACCCACGGCGGTGGTGGACTCGCGACCGTGCCCATCATCGACTATCGGGCCTATCAGGACGACAGCCCGAACGGCGACATCCACGTGCGCTACCACACCCTCTCGATGCGGGAGCGGCTGCGGGAGGCGAACGGGTCGGCCGCCAACCATGTGAGCCTGTTGGAGGATGATCGCTACGGTGGGTTCAGTACACGCAGTCCTTTGCTGCGCAACGCGATCGTCCAGATGGACCGCTGGTTGACCACTGTGGCTGCAAGGGGTTCGACTCCTTTCACCGTCGGCGACATCGCCAAGGCGAAGCCCGCGGAACTACAGGAGGGCTGCAACTCACGCGATGAGAATCCGGTTTTCGTGGCGCAGCCGTTGGACCGTGATCCAAGAAGTGAATGCGAGAAGTGGTATCCGTCGGCGTCCTTCCCCCGCGAGGTGGCGGGTGAAGGCATCGCAGCCGACATCGTGAAGTGTCGACTCAAGCCGGTGGATCCGGCCGACTACGACGTGCCGTTGAACAAGAAGCAGTGGCAGCGATTGCTGACCGTCTTCCCCGACGGCGTGTGTGACTACTCTCGACCCGGAGTCGAGCAGCAACCCCCGATGGGGACCTGGTTGCGGTATCCCGTGGCGGGAGCACCGGCGTTCTGA
- a CDS encoding DUF2231 domain-containing protein produces MMLNRLLRASESVDRVDGPSEKLAHRVRRVLKNSPVDRMLRGSWIGHPAHPLIVTVPIGAWVCSAVFDALRQRDAARHLIAIGALTAPLAAITGLAEFSRLSTVQRRVGALHLSSNVVAQACYLISHRCRTRNANGAGTLWGLAGLAAVAAGGALGGHLSYALGAGVHEWQEGPQP; encoded by the coding sequence ATGATGCTCAACCGATTGTTGCGTGCCTCCGAATCCGTCGACCGCGTCGACGGCCCCAGCGAGAAACTGGCACATCGAGTGCGCCGAGTACTGAAGAACAGTCCCGTGGACCGTATGCTGCGAGGTTCCTGGATCGGCCACCCCGCACACCCCCTCATCGTCACCGTCCCCATCGGTGCCTGGGTGTGCTCGGCGGTGTTCGACGCACTCCGCCAACGCGACGCCGCGCGCCACCTCATCGCCATCGGCGCCCTCACAGCACCCCTCGCGGCCATCACCGGATTGGCGGAGTTCTCCCGACTGTCCACCGTGCAACGACGCGTCGGTGCGCTGCATTTGTCGTCCAATGTCGTGGCACAAGCGTGTTACCTTATCTCCCACCGCTGCCGGACTCGCAACGCCAACGGCGCCGGAACACTGTGGGGGCTGGCCGGTCTGGCCGCGGTCGCGGCGGGAGGCGCACTCGGCGGTCATCTGTCCTACGCCTTGGGCGCAGGCGTGCACGAATGGCAGGAAGGACCGCAACCCTGA